The Aricia agestis chromosome 8, ilAriAges1.1, whole genome shotgun sequence genomic sequence GGAGACCAGAACCATCCAAATCTATTCCAATAATACTCTCTCCATCACTTGAAGGTATACTTAAGGGAATTTTAGATCTAGTTGTTGCAGGGTCAGATATATTAGGAGTTGTTTGCGTAGGTGAAGATTTAATCGGCGATTTCGTAGGAGGACCGATGCTTGGTGTAGTAGCTGGTTTGGATTTAGAAGCGGTCGGAGTAGAAGTTACCTTAGCTGGATCAATAGCAGGAGCTGTAGGAGTAGATTTAGACGAACCTGTGGCAGTTTTGGTAGGGCTCGTGGTGGATTGTGTAGATTTCGGATTTGTAGTTGAATTTGATTGGGGAGGGCTAGTAGATGCCGGAGTAGATTTGGAGAAAGTTTTGGTAGGAGCTGTTGTACCAGAATTGGTTTTGGGAGAGGCTTTAGATGTACTCGTGGTATGTTGAGTGGTGGATTGAGCTGTTGAAGACTTAGGAGTCGAATTCTTAGTGGGAACAGAGTCGGTCGTATCAGGGAGGCGCCTGGAAGAAGTAGTAATGGTAGGATCTACAGTTGAAGGTTTAGGTTTGGTAGGAGCATTTGCTATAGATGTTACTGCAGCGGAGGCAGTTGATGTACCTTTTGATAGTGGACTATTCTTAGAAGGAGCCTGAGTAGTGGCCGTTGCTTCAGCAGTAGCAACTGTGGTAGTAGCTATAGCAGTAGCAGAGTTAGAAGGTTTGTCGTTGTCGGGAGTCACTGTGCATTTGGAAGTTGAATCAATATTCGTTTTTGATGCTTTGTTTTTAGACTTCTTTTTTGGTCGTTTTGATTCACTGGGCCTAATCTTTGAAGTTGGATTCGCTGTTTCACTTATAGGTTGTACATTATTTGTAGGTTCTTCGTAAGTAATAGAGTCACATGGGTCAATTAATGATTGTAAAATTTGCTGATCACATAGTGACTGGAAGTTACTTGACGGATTCGGATGATTTATTGTAGGTTGTGGGATAAACGGCTGAATATCTATTGGTTGTTGGACTACAGGTTGATAGTCTGATATTTGCGGGCTTATAGATTGGATAGCTGGCGGCAAATTATTGATTGGCACGTCTGTTGTGGTGTTAGATAAATCATTAGATGATTTAGAAGGTAATTCATGAGTAAGTATATAAGGAATTGGAGGAATTGGAGGTATAGGCTCTGGACATCGCGCTTGCGTAGCTTGCGTTGCGGTGTAGACTAACGCGTTGACTAGATTCATAATAATTTCATCAGGATAGGATGTTGAAGTGACTGTTTTCGATGTTTTTTCCTCCAAGGCTCGAGCAAGGTTCAATAAAGCATATAGATCATCGCAACTGTAGCTCGAGTCTTTCGGCGGCGACTCTCTATAACTAGACCTGAAGTCCACTGAACTGGGTGAACCAAACGGCCTTAACCTTCCACCATTATAAAACTGTGCTTCAATGacctaaaacaattttttatcattattatcgtaataataattttattaggacATAAAAAATTGCTGTAAATAACGCACaatatatttttgcaaataactAGTTTAGTTGATGACCAATTTGAATGCAAATCTGGAATTAAAAGGTAAAAAGTTACAAAGAACAAGTCTTTAAGCTTTTTGGAAGCAAAAAATAAGGAGTCCAATAAATTTGCAGAAATATTCCCGTATACAGCAAGTTTAAAGTACTACGAAATTTTAGCAATATTGAGAAATTGATGGTGGTTAattagaaaattatattttacaagaaattaaTTGATTAACTTCATATACGGGGGCTAACTAGTATTTAGTGCTGATAACAGTTATTACGTGTTGTGTTACTAATTACTGTACATTCTAGGGAACTAGTTACTTACGTTTGTTATTGCAACAGTAACAAATATATACACAAGACCGGTATAGGCCATCTTCCTaaaacttatttcatttaaatggAAATTTCTAATATATATGAGTTCATTTCTAAGTATTACATAAGATGCAATTATTAGGAATTCTTCTACAGAATGTTTGTATTGATGGGTTTGAGTTGCGTAAAGTAACTAGGCGAGATTTCTTAAAGACCTATTTTATAAACGTCACGTAGTAGTTTCTTATCggaattatgatattttatatgcAGTTCAAAGATTTGATCTTCGAAAACGCTTCCTACCTGTtcatatttatgaaaaaatttGAACGTCCAATAATCGTAGCCCTATAGAGTAGGATCAGGTAAAAAATAAGAGCGTCTGTTGATTTAAACAACATGGATACAGATCCCAAGCAACGCAGAAAAATGAACCCAAGGTTCAAAGCAAACCTTTTTTCGGCACTAACGTTTGGGTATGTACAGAATGTTAGGAaagaaatattcattttattcgtCGCAGTGATACAGTCATGCTGCTTTTAATAAGTTTACCTCTTGATTGAGAAATGTAGATTGCGTtgcttgttttataataagtctTGCTCTCAAGTACTCTTGTGTCACAAATATTACATCAGTTAGCAGTTATCAAATTTTCTGAAGTATATTTACGTGACTTGGAACCAGTGATTGCCTTATTTTTATCCTCtgattataactattattacttGCAACTATTTTGCAACCAATTTCTGCAGATGGACGCTGGAAACTTTTATAATGGGATACAGTCGAGATATCAAAGAAGAAGATCTTTATGCTCCCCTACCAGAGCATAGATCTGACGTTCTAGGTAAGAAATTCGATAC encodes the following:
- the LOC121729573 gene encoding flocculation protein FLO11-like; translation: MAYTGLVYIFVTVAITNVIEAQFYNGGRLRPFGSPSSVDFRSSYRESPPKDSSYSCDDLYALLNLARALEEKTSKTVTSTSYPDEIIMNLVNALVYTATQATQARCPEPIPPIPPIPYILTHELPSKSSNDLSNTTTDVPINNLPPAIQSISPQISDYQPVVQQPIDIQPFIPQPTINHPNPSSNFQSLCDQQILQSLIDPCDSITYEEPTNNVQPISETANPTSKIRPSESKRPKKKSKNKASKTNIDSTSKCTVTPDNDKPSNSATAIATTTVATAEATATTQAPSKNSPLSKGTSTASAAVTSIANAPTKPKPSTVDPTITTSSRRLPDTTDSVPTKNSTPKSSTAQSTTQHTTSTSKASPKTNSGTTAPTKTFSKSTPASTSPPQSNSTTNPKSTQSTTSPTKTATGSSKSTPTAPAIDPAKVTSTPTASKSKPATTPSIGPPTKSPIKSSPTQTTPNISDPATTRSKIPLSIPSSDGESIIGIDLDGSGLLGVDIGGGSLITVDIGGSSSEENTNSNGGLLNITIGGSGVIGLDVGVSSSSSSESESESSENNGSLLSISVG